One segment of Deltaproteobacteria bacterium DNA contains the following:
- a CDS encoding universal stress protein, with product MFENRCKEEGISYSRKAMEGKNYLEIVKDVQASDYDLVIIGFLGLGAVNKSRVGSVCERVVRRIKKDVLIAKDNRIPKKIAVGIDGSPNSFGGLKSAIAIARLFNSEVTCIAAFDPNFHYSAFKNIAGVLSDEAGKIFKFKEQEKLHEEIIDKGLAKIYQDHLNIAYNIAKDDGLEIKTELLTGKAFEEILKYVERENPDLLVMGRVGVHAVPELDIGSNTENCFRLAKCNILISGKEYRGKRQGQGVKSMLFTGKGQEADAGITWTKDALDLLEKVPPFAKGIVMQTVNDYAVKKGYKEIDVKVMQEARGQMMGKGKES from the coding sequence GTGTTTGAAAACAGGTGCAAAGAGGAAGGCATATCTTACAGCCGAAAGGCAATGGAGGGGAAAAATTATCTTGAGATAGTAAAGGATGTTCAGGCAAGTGATTACGACCTTGTGATAATTGGTTTTTTAGGTCTCGGCGCTGTGAATAAAAGTCGGGTTGGGAGCGTGTGCGAAAGGGTTGTCAGGAGAATAAAAAAAGATGTCCTTATTGCAAAGGACAATCGCATTCCTAAAAAGATAGCAGTTGGTATTGACGGAAGTCCAAATTCATTCGGGGGGCTTAAATCTGCGATTGCAATAGCACGGCTCTTTAATTCCGAAGTAACCTGTATTGCAGCCTTTGACCCCAATTTTCATTATTCAGCATTTAAAAACATTGCAGGCGTCCTGTCAGATGAGGCAGGTAAAATCTTTAAATTCAAAGAGCAGGAAAAACTACATGAGGAAATCATTGACAAAGGACTGGCAAAAATATATCAAGACCATCTAAATATTGCTTATAATATTGCAAAGGATGATGGACTTGAGATAAAGACAGAACTCTTGACAGGCAAGGCATTTGAAGAGATTTTGAAATATGTGGAAAGAGAAAACCCTGATTTGCTTGTAATGGGGCGGGTTGGCGTGCATGCAGTGCCTGAACTAGATATAGGCAGCAATACGGAAAACTGCTTCAGGCTTGCAAAATGCAATATCTTGATTTCAGGGAAAGAATACAGGGGCAAGAGACAGGGGCAAGGGGTGAAAAGCATGCTTTTCACGGGTAAGGGGCAAGAGGCAGATGCAGGGATAACATGGACAAAAGATGCTTTGGACTTGCTTGAAAAGGTGCCGCCTTTTGCAAAGGGGATAGTGATGCAAACAGTTAATGATTACGCTGTTAAAAAGGGATACAAGGAAATAGATGTAAAAGTCATGCAAGAGGCAAGGGGACAAATGATGGGAAAAGGCAAAGAAAGTTGA